One segment of Candidatus Babeliales bacterium DNA contains the following:
- a CDS encoding type II toxin-antitoxin system YafQ family toxin, whose protein sequence is MLEPIYEKKFLKEIKLAKKRGKNLEKLKQIINMLIEEKQLPQKNQYN, encoded by the coding sequence GTGCTGGAGCCTATTTATGAAAAAAAGTTTTTAAAAGAGATTAAATTAGCAAAAAAGCGTGGTAAAAATTTGGAGAAACTTAAGCAGATAATTAATATGCTTATCGAAGAAAAACAATTACCTCAAAAAAATCAATACAATTAA